DNA from Massilia antarctica:
CCCACCCTGTCGCCACTCTGTCCACCAGCACGCTACGAAGACGTTGTCGCTGGACGAAGTCGGTGAGCAGCCAGATTCCCATCGCACCATGCACCACCATCCAGAATCCATCGCGATCGCGATTGGATGCAAGCGTGACGATAGCCGTCATGATGAATGCGCATGAAATCGCGCCCAGCAGAACGCGCAGCCAATTGCGGGGAATAAGCACAGCCAGGATGATGGCCAATAGCGCGACGCCGACCGAGCCATTGCCAATGGACTTGTCGATGTAAAAAGCCGCACTCATGCCCGCCGCGCCGGCCAGCAATGCTCGAATTGCCAGCTGTTCGATAAACAAGGGGAGGGAAGCGCGGCGCAAAATCGCCACTGCGACGCCGCAGATAACGAGCGAAACCGGATACAGCGTGCGGCTGTCGCGGCCCAGAAGATCGCCGCATGACAAAAAGACGATTCCCATCAGTGGAATGGCCGCCAACCACGCTCCCAGCGCCGTCAACAATACGACGGGCCAGGGGCGATACCCTTGATGCTGAATAGAGGCGGCCGCGAAGGACGGAAGAATGCCGGCCGCCGTTGCGTCGGCGATAATCTCATTGAATGACCGTTTCATTGTGCACCTCCGCGCACCGGGCCGCGCTTGGACAGAGCGAGAACGATGCTGACCGTTGCGGCAAGCAAGCCCGCGGCTACCAGGCCAAGCACCAACAGGCTGGGAATAGACCAGTTCTCGTGATCGGCGAGGAGGATGGGCCTATAAGCCAATCAGCAGTACATTCAGGGCAAGTCCGATGCCACACAACGAAAACACATCGAACAAGCGATGCGACGAAAACGCGGCAGCGGTCGCGGCCAACGTCAGCAAAGCTGGCCAATATTGTGCGCTTACCTCACTGTTCGCCAAGCCGGCAATCCCGATCAGCGCGACGCTGATCACCGCCAGCGCAACGCTCACCCGCATCGACAGGAGGCCGGCGCCGGTCCATCGCGCACATAGGGGACTAAGCAGCGCCGCAAGGGCAAGTGCGCCCATGCATGCAGCAGCTTGATAGAGCAGATTTTGGAATTGCGGCTGAGTTTACCGGCTTTGTATCAAAAAGGGCTTGCCAAGCGATCGGGGCCTTTGCTATAGTTCGCCTCCCCGCTGAAAGGGTTAACGAAATCAATTAGTTAGCAGGCAGTTGGGGGCGCCTCGAAAGAGACGCGGTAGCAAAGAAGGGGTTGACGAGAAACGCGAAACGCTGCATAATCTCACCTCTCTGCTGCAACGAACACAACGCTTCGTAGCAAACGGCAGAAGTAGTGCAGAATAAGTTCTTTAACAATTAACAGTCGATAAGTGTGGGCGTTTGATGAAGGTGCCAACGAAGCGTAAGCGACGTTGAATACTTAAATTATCAAATGTTCACAAAGAAGAAATATAGGCGCTTCGCAAGAAGTGGCCTGTCAGTATTTTGAGTGAGCGATCTGTCCGCAAGGACATTAAACAGAGATTGAACTGAAGAGTTTGATCCTGGCTCAGATTGAACGCTGGCGGCATGCCTTACACATGCAAGTCGAACGGCAGCGCGGGGCAACCTGGCGGCGAGTGGCGAACGGGTGAGTAATATATCGGAACGTACCCTGGAGTGGGGGATAACGTAGCGAAAGTTACGCTAATACCGCATACGATCTAAGGATGAAAGTGGGGGATTCGCAAGAACCTCATGCTCCTGGAGCGGCCGATATCTGATTAGCTAGTTGGTGGGGTAAAGGCCTACCAAGGCATCGATCAGTAGCTGGTCTGAGAGGACGACCAGCCACACTGGAACTGAGACACGGTCCAGACTCCTACGGGAGGCAGCAGTGGGGAATTTTGGACAATGGGCGAAAGCCTGATCCAGCAATGCCGCGTGAGTGAAGAAGGCCTTCGGGTTGTAAAGCTCTTTTGTCAGGGAAGAAACGGTGAGGGCTAATATCCCTTGCTAATGACGGTACCTGAAGAATAAGCACCGGCTAACTACGTGCCAGCAGCCGCGGTAATACGTAGGGTGCAAGCGTTAATCGGAATTACTGGGCGTAAAGCGTGCGCAGGCGGTTTTGTAAGTCTGTCGTGAAATCCCCGGGCTCAACCTGGGAATTGCGATGGAGACTGCAAGGCTAGAATCTGGCAGAGGGGGGTAGAATTCCACGTGTAGCAGTGAAATGCGTAGAGATGTGGAGGAACACCGATGGCGAAGGCAGCCCCCTGGGTCAAGATTGACGCTCATGCACGAAAGCGTGGGGAGCAAACAGGATTAGATACCCTGGTAGTCCACGCCCTAAACGATGTCTACTAGTTGTCGGGTTTTAATTAACTTGGTAACGCAGCTAACGCGTGAAGTAGACCGCCTGGGGAGTACGGTCGCAAGATTAAAACTCAAAGGAATTGACGGGGACCCGCACAAGCGGTGGATGATGTGGATTAATTCGATGCAACGCGAAAAACCTTACCTACCCTTGACATGTACGGAAGCCACGAGAGATCGAGGTGTGCTCGAAAGAGAACCGTAACACAGGTGCTGCATGGCTGTCGTCAGCTCGTGTCGTGAGATGTTGGGTTAAGTCCCGCAACGAGCGCAACCCTTGTCATTAGTTGCTACGAAAGAGCACTCTAATGAGACTGCCGGTGACAAACCGGAGGAAGGTGGGGATGACGTCAAGTCCTCATGGCCCTTATGGGTAGGGCTTCACACGTCATACAATGGTACATACAGAGGGCCGCCAACCCGCGAGGGGGAGCTAATCCCAGAAAGTGTATCGTAGTCCGGATTGTAGTCTGCAACTCGACTACATGAAGTTGGAATCGCTAGTAATCGCGGATCAGCATGTCGCGGTGAATACGTTCCCGGGTCTTGTACACACCGCCCGTCACACCATGGGAGCGGGTTTTACCAGAAGTAGGTAGCTTAACCGCAAGGGGGGCGCTTACCACGGTAGGATTCGTGACTGGGGTGAAGTCGTAACAAGGTAGCCGTATCGGAAGGTGCGGCTGGATCACCTCCTTTCTAGAGTTGCACCTGACTATAGAGTCAGTTCATTAAGCGTCCACTCTTATCGACTGTTGAATTTAGAAGAAACAGTAGCAGTGTCCAAGTCGGGGCTGTAGCTCAGCTGGTTAGAGCACCGTGTTGATAACGCGGGGGTCGTTGGTTCGAGTCCAACCAGCCCTACCAGTTATGTCTTTAGATATACCTTGGGGGATTAGCTCAGCTGGGAGAGCACCTGCTTTGCAAGCAGGGGGTCGTCGGTTCGATCCCGTCATCCTCCACCACTCTACTTAACTTTGAAAGTACAAACGTAAGTCAGCGCATCGGCGCCTGGGTTTAGGTTTGGTCTTTTAGAGATTAAAAGCTGTTTCGTTCTTTAACAATCTGGAAGAAGTAAAGTTTTAATCGAATCGCCGACAGGCGTTTCGATGGGTAGTGATTGTATGTATCAAAACAAAGCAACAACGCTGTACTTTCTTATCTCTGTAACGCTCTTTGATCGTCAAGATCAGAGGCTAACGTTATAGGGACAAGCGAATAAGTGCACATGGTGGATGCCTTGGCGATTACAGGCGATGAAGGACGTAGTAGCTTGCGATAAGCTGCGGGGAGCTAGCAAACAAGCTTTGATCCGCAGATTTCCGAATGGGGAAACCCGGCCTTTTAGGTCATTGCATACTGAATACATAGGTATGCAAAGCGAACGCGGCGAACTGAAACATCTAAGTAGCTGCAGGAAAATAAATCAACCGAGATTCCCAAAGTAGTGGCGAGCGAAATGGGATGAGCCTGCACGTTTTAGCATGACGGATAGTAGAAACCACTGGAAATTGGTGCCATAGAGGGTGATAGCCCCTTATACGAAATTCGATGTGTGGAACTAAGCGTGCGACAAGTAGGGCGGGACACGAGAAATCCTGTCTGAATATGGGGGGACCATCCTCCAAGGCTAAATACTCGTAATCGACCGATAGTGAACCAGTACCGTGAGGGAAAGGCGAAAAGAACCCCGGAAGGGGAGTGAAATAGATCCTGAAACCGTGTGCATACAAACAGTAGGAGCGGACTTGTTCCGTGACTGCGTACCTTTTGTATAATGGGTCAGCGACTTACATTCAGTGGCAAGGTTAACCGTATAGGGAAGCCGTAGAGAAATCGAGTCCGAATAGGGCGACAGTCGCTGGGTGTAGACCCGAAACCAAGTGATCTACTCATGGCCAGGATGAAGGTGCGGTAACACGCCCTGGAGGTCCGAACCCACTAATGTTGAAAAATTAGGGGATGAGCTGTGGGTAGGGGTGAAAGGCTAAACAAACTTGGAAATAGCTGGTTCTCTCCGAAAACTATTTAGGTAGTGCCTCAAGTATCACCATCGGGGGTAGAGCACTGTTATGGCTAGGGGTTCATTGCGAATTACCAAACCATTGCAAACTCCGAATACCGATGAGTGCGAGCTTGGGAGACAGACGTCGGGTGCTAACGTCCGGCGTCAAGAGGGAAACAACCCAGACCGCCAGCTAAGGTCCCAAAGATTGGCTAAGTGGAAAACGAAGTGGGAAGGCTAAAACAGTCAGGATGTTGGCTTAGAAGCAGCCATCATTTAAAGAAAGCGTAATAGCTCACTGATCGAGTCGTCCTGCGCGGAAGATGTAACGGGGCTAAGCCAGTCACCGAAGCTGCGGATATCCGCAAGGATATGGTAGGAGAGCGTTCTGTAAGCCTGCGAAGGTGTCTTGTAAAGGATGCTGGAGGTATCAGAAGTGCGAATGCTGACATGAGTAGCGATAATGGGAGTGAAAAGCTCCCACGCCGTAAGCCCAAGGTTTCCTGTTCAACGTTCATCGGAGCAGGGTGAGTCGGCCCCTAAGGCGAGGCAGAGATGCGTAGCTGATGGGAAGCAGGTTAATATTCCTGCACCGTCGTATGATGCGATGGGGGGACGGATCGCGGAAGGTTGTCCAACGGTTGGAAGTGTTGGTTTTTGACTCATAGAAGGTGCTTAGGCAAATCCGGGCACGTAATTCAAGGGGTTGAGACGAGGAACTTAGGTTCTGAAGCAATCGGAAGTGGTTCCAAGAAAAGCCTCTAAGCTTCAGTCATACGAGACCGTACCGCAAACCGACACAGGTGGGCGAGATGAGTATTCTAAGGCGCTTGAGAGAACTCGGGAGAAGGAACTCGGCAAATTGGTACCGTAACTTCGGGAAAAGGTACGCCCCGGTAGCTTGACTGGTTTACTCCAGAAGGGTGAAAGGGTTGCAATAAACTGGTGGCTGCGACTGTTTAATAAAAACACAGCACTCTGCAAACACGAAAGTGGACGTATAGGGTGTGACGCCTGCCCGGTGCTGGAAGATTAAATGATGGGGTGCAAGCTCTTGATTGAAGTCCCAGTAAACGGCGGCCGTAACTATAACGGTCCTAAGGTAGCGAAATTCCTTGTCGGGTAAGTTCCGACCTGCACGAATGGCGTAACGATGGCCACACTGTCTCCTCCCGAGACTCAGCGAAGTTGAAATGTTTGTGATGATGCAATCTACCCGCGGCTAGACGGAAAGACCCCATGAACCTTTACTGTAGCTTTGCATTGGACTTTGAACCAATCTGTGTAGGATAGGTGGGAGGCTTTGAAGCGGGGACGCCAGTCTTCGTGGAGCCATCCTTGAAATACCACCCTGGTTTGTTTGAGGTTCTAACCTTGGTCCGTTATCCGGATCGGGGACAGTGCATGGTAGGCAGTTTGACTGGGGCGGTCTCCTCCTAAAGTGTAACGGAGGAGTTCGAAGGTACGCTAGATACGGTCGGACATCGTGTTGATAGTGCAATGGCATAAGCGTGCTTAACTGCGAGACTGACAAGTCGAGCAGGTACGAAAGTAGGACATAGTGATCCGGTGGTTCTGTATGGAAGGGCCATCGCTCAACGGATAAAAGGTACTCTGGGGATAACAGGCTGATTCCTCCCAAGAGTTCATATCGACGGGGGAGTTTGGCACCTCGATGTCGGCTCATCACATCCTGGGGCTGTAGCCGGTCCCAAGGGTATGGCTGTTCGCCATTTAAAGTGGTACGTGAGCTGGGTTTAAAACGTCGTGAGACAGTTTGGTCCCTATCTGCCGTGGGCGTTGGAAATTTGAAGGGGGCTGCTCCTAGTACGAGAGGACCGGAGTGGACAGACCTCTGGTGTACCGGTTGTCACGCCAGTGGCATTGCCGGGTAGCTAAGTCTGGAAGAGATAACCGCTGAAAGCATCTAAGCGGGAAACTTGCCTTGAGATGAGATTTCCCAGAGCCTTGAGCTCTTTAAAGGGTCGTTCGAGACCAGGACGTTGATAGGTCAGGTGTGGAAGTGCAGTAATGCATTAAGCTAACTGATACTAATTGCCCGTACGGCTTGTCCCTATAACCTTAGCAGGTGCAGAGATAAGAAATGCGCGTTGTGTTTTGTGCGATATGCACAGTCACTACCCAAAGTAATACAATAAAACGATACTTCTTCCAGATTCAAGCTAGTGCTGCCCGATCGGGAGCACCAAGCTTTACAAGTTATGCCTGATGACCATAGTAAATCGGTACCACCCCTTCCCATCCCGAACAGGACCGTGAAACGATTTTACGCCGATGATAGTGCTGCAACCAGTGTGAAAGTAGGTTATCGTCAGGCTAGTTATAAGAGAGAAACCCCGTTGGCCTTTGTGCCGATGGGGTTTTTTTTCGTCTGTACCTTTTAAAACGCGCACGCTACAACGCCCGCATTGTATGTGGCTTTTAACGTAAAATTGCCTCCTAATTAATTTCCAGGAGGCGCGATGTTGAAGCAAACTCGTATGTTCGGGCTCATCTGTGTTCTCGTCTCTGGCGCGGCAAGCGCCCAGATGACGGCTACGGTCACCATGTCCAATTTTTCATATCAGTTGATTGATCTGAATCCGAACGATGGGGTTGCGTCATCGCTGAGCTGGCAAGTCCTTGTATCTGAATTGCCATACCCCAATTCCGTGGCGTCTGTGCGCGGCGGCAATCTACAAACTCACGATGGTGTAATCGTAGATGGAACCGGACCGCTCGACCCTGTCTCCGTGAGCAAGGCCACCTTGCACGGCGGTGGATCGGCCAGCGTCACTGGCGAATTTGGGAAAAACCTCACGCTGCACACATCGCTGACGTCCGCGCCGGAGGCGCCGGGTACGAAAGAGCCCTGGCGCTGGGACGCAGAAGCGGCGACAGGCTGGATGCCTTTCATATTGACGCCCAATACTGCCGTTATTTTTTCCGCCGACGTTAGCGGCGGTGGAACGCCAGGTGCATACCATAATTTTTCACAAGTCGGCTTGGGGGCACGATCTGATATCGGAGGCAAAGAGGAGGACACATGGGCCGGCGAAAACTGGTATGCAACGTCCGGGCCAACCTTTCTGACGCGGCTTGAACTCACAGTATCGAACAGCCACACCTACAGCACCACCAATGCCTGGATTGCTGACGCGATGAGTAGCGTCTTCAACACGACCTCGCCGGTGCCAGAACCGTCTTCCTGGATGATGCTTCTTGCCGGACTCGGCATTGCCGGTTTCGCCAGCCGCCGCGGCAGTCGGACGAGGCGATAAAAGACGAGATTACCTGCTTCCCCACGCGATTTCGTTTCTTAGCGGCATATTTATTGACCCGCTTGGCAGGTGCACGGCGAACTCAACCGTGTACCACGCTAATAAATTTTCGATCACGATAAATTTCTGATAACATTGCGGCGATTTAATTATCGCAATGTTATCAGACAATTTTTGCGCGCGGCCGAATCCATTGGCGCCGCCTGCCGCGCTCCATCCCATCACCCTGGTACAACATGCTCAGATATCCACGCACAACCGTCCCCTTGACACTCCTTTTAACCTTAGGCTGCATCGGCAGCGTACAAGCCACCGATGCCGAACTCGACACGGCAATCAGCAAGCTCAGCGAGGTCAACAGCACCACCAAGCCACATCCCCGTTTTCTCAACGGATCGACTGAGTTCAAGGGGATCGTCAACAAAGCGATCAATACGGACGAAGGCAAATACGCGTTAAACAACGTCATTCGCGTGTTTTCCGGCGGCCCGAAGAGCGCAACGGGGGATGGCCGATACTCGGTCGAAAAGCTCAAGACCGTGTACGTCACCCAGCTCGACTCATTTAAAGTCGGGAACATCGACAGCACCACCTGGAACGAGATTTCCCGGCAGGTCGAAGCGACAGCCGAGGCGGCGTACGCCTACTACGTCGAAGGCGATCCGACTTACCTGGCGGAAGTGACCAAACGGCTCGATGTGTTAGCGCAGCCAATTATCGACCGTGGTTGCAGGGAATATCCGGTGAACGGGACGGCAATCAGCATAGGAGACACCAATTACTATCGGCGCGAATATGTCTGGTATTTCGGCCTGGCGTATGACTTCGCGCAGCAAGGTTTAACCGATGTCTATAAGAAAAAAATCGCCGACGTGATCGCTAAATGCGTAGCGGTCGCTGCACCATCGACGTTAGCGAGCGTGAACACGCCCAACACCTATCAAAATATGGAATCGAACACACTGGCGAAATTCGCGGCCGGTATGCTCCTGGTCCATAACGATGCGGAATTTGTCAAAGACGACATCAAGCCGGCGTTTGACTATCTGCCCGCCATGACCAAAGCGTACGTCGGCAGGCTGCATATGTTCGGCGGCAACGACGGTGGTTACGCGAATTCGTCCGCTTATTCGCTATTTGATACCGCTCCGTACCTGCCGATGTGGGACGTGTTCGATCGGGTGCTTGGCTATTCGCCTTACGAAAAAAGGGATTTCGTCAAATATCTGCCAAACTTCGAGCTGTTTACTCTCCCGCCTGAATCGCCGGAAGGTGCATTTGGCGACGGCGCAGAGGTCGACCGGACCGAAGAACGGGCACGCTTTCTGCGCGCTATTTTCAGCCGTTCGGCCTCGTCCCAGGTGAGCCGATGGTTCAAGAACACTTACCTGAACAATATCCGCCTTAACTCCCCGGCGAATGCGCAATACGCCAGCCCGAAATACGGCGATATCCAGCGGCTCGACTTCCTGCTCAGCCCGAGCGAAGACAGCACGGTGGTGGCCGAACCGACGCCCTACCTGCGCTACTGGTTCCCCTCCGTCGGTATCGGCGCGATGCACAGTAGCCTGAGCGATCCGAATCGCACCTCGGTGTTTTTCAAAAGCGGCCCGTTTGGTTCCGAAAACCACGCGCATGCTGATCAGAACAGCTTTGTCATCTATCACAAGGGCAAAGTATTTGCGTCGGATAGTGGTGTGAATGCCGATTACGGGCATGCGCATCGTATTAACTATTCGAAGACCACCAAGGCGCATAACGCGATCACATACGACCAAGGCATCGGGCAGGAACTGGGTGATGTTTACGGCTCGGATAAGGCAAAAGGCAAACTGCTGAGTGCCAATGATGGCGTTTCCTGGGGCCAGCCGCTGACCAAGGGAACCGTTCAGTATGATCTGGTGACCGGCGATGCCTCGGAAGCTTATGGCAAGACCAATGGTGTACTGAACCTGAAGAAGGCTTTGCGTACGCTCGTGTTTATCCGCCCATCGACTGTCGTCGTCTACGATCAGCTCGAAAGCGCCGCCAAGAAGTGGGAATACAACCTGCATACCGTGGTCGAACCTAAACTCAACAGTACGTCCAACGAAGATGTGGTCACCATCGATGGCGTGCGCATGTGCGTGCAAGTCAAGTCCGCCGGTCCGATCGCTCGCGAGACGCCGGCACTGGGCTATCCTGCGAACGCAACTCCGCAGGACGGCAAGCCGATACGTCATGATCACTGGTGGAGCCGCTACGTTTACCAAACGGCCAATACCAAAGGGATGTTCGTGTCGGTGTATCGCCTCGACTGCCCGGCAATCGAAGCGAGCACGCCGTACACGATCTCGGTAACCGATTCGGCCAACGCCACGGTGACCTTGCCAGGCGCCAAGGTGGTGTTGAGCAACGGCGTCGTAACAGTGCAATAAAGTGGGCCTTGCCGGGGTCACGACGTGGTCCCGGTTATCCGAACTGTCGCGCCTGCGACAGCGTCACTGCTGCCCCTGTGCCGCCGGCGATCATCGAAGGCGACATGGCAGGTCCGATCGCCGCCGGGGCCCTGCCTCGCGCTGGAAGCTGGGGACGGTCGGATGCTGACGCTGTAGGCGACAGCCTTCGGTGGTAGAGTGTCGGTCACGCCGAACCACATCCCGGAACGATGGACTACCAGCAACTCATCACGCAGCGGCGCACGCACCCCGCATGGCGCCTGCTCGCCGCCGACAATGCCGCGATGATTGCGAGCTTCCTGCACGCGAGTTTTATCGCGCCCAACCAGCGCACCATCGGCCGCCAGCACCTAGCCTCGCAGCTGGACGACCACCTGTACCATCTCCACGAAAGTGCCGGCGAAATCCTGTTCCCCAAGGCCGCCACCGCCTACCTCGATGACTGGGCCTCCGATGAACGCGGCTGGCTGCGCAAATACTATCCGCCTGGCGACGACGAAGCCCACTACGATCTCGCATCGGCCACTGAACAGGCGCTCGAATGGCTCAAGAACCTCGGCCAGCGCACCTTCATCGGCACCGAATCGCGCCTGATGACCGTATTCGACCTGCTGCACCAGATCGTCGACGGCAGCGAACTCGATCCGCGTGCCCGCATCGCCGAACTCAAACGCCGCAAGGCGGACATCGACGCCGAAATCGCCGACATCGGCGCCGGCAGATTCGCCTTGATGGATCCGACCCAGGTGCGCGAACGCTTCCTGCAAATGGCCGCCACCGCGCGCGACCTGTTGTCGGACTTCCGCGCGGTCGACACCAACTTCCGCACGCTCGACCGCCAGGTGCGCGAACACATCGCCACCTGGGATGGCAGCAAGGGCGAGCTGCTGCAAGCCATTTTCGGCCAGCGCGACCTGATCGCCGACACCGACGAAGGCCGCAGCTTCCGCGCCTTCTGGGACTTGTTGATGTCGCCCTCGCGCCAGGATGAACTGACAAGCCTGCTCGACGCCGTGCTCAAACTCGGCCCCGTGCGCGAACTCCAGCCCGACGGCCGCCTGCAACGCATCCACTACGACTGGCTGGAAGCGGGCGAAGTCACCCAGCGTACCGTCGCGCGCCTGTCCGAACAGCTGCGGCGCTACCTGGACGACCAGGCCTGGCTGGAAAACCGCCGCATCATGCAACTGATCCGCGACATCGAACAGAAAGCGCTGGCCCTGCGCGGCCAGATCGACGAACGCGCCTTCATGGAGATCGACGACGCCGCGCCCACGGTCGCCCTGGCCATGGACCGCACCCTGTACAATCCGCCCTTCAAGCCGAAGATCACGCAGCAGATCGTCAGCGACGACGGCGTCGACATCGCATCGGACGCGCTGTTCGAACAGATCTACGTGGACCAGCTGCGCCTCATGTCGAACATCCGGCGTGCCCTCCAGACCCGCCAGCAAGTCTCGCTCGGCACCCTGGCGCGCGAGTATCCGATCGAGCAGGGCCTGGCCGAACTGGCTACCTACCTCAAACTGGCCACCCAGGACATGCACGCCGCCATCGATGACACCCAGACCGAAACGGTCGACTGGACCGACGACAATGGCCGCCGGCGCCAGGCCACGCTTCCCCTTATCATTTACGCCGCATGAACCCTGAACCGACCACGCTCAACGATCAAAACCGCCTCGGCCAACTGCTGGTAGCGCTGTTCCAGGGCGTGCTGTACCGCGACACCGACAGCGCCCTGTGGCAGCCGCTGATGGACCTGCAGGCGCGCGTGCGCGACTACGGCGCCACGATCGGCCTCGAACTCATTCTCGACGAGGCCGAAGGCTACGCCTACCTGCGCCAGCGCCCCGCCGTGGTGGGCGAGCCGGAACTGCCACGCCTGATCCAGCGGCGCCAGCTCAGTTACCCGGTCAGCCTGATCCTGGCCCTGCTGCGCAAGAAGCTGGCCGAATTCGACGCCACCGGCGGCGACACGCGCCTCGTCATCGACCGCGACCAGATCGCCGAACAGGTGCGCCTGTTCCTGCCGCAGACCGGCAACGAAGCGCGCCTGCTCGACCGCATGGACGCGCACCTGAACAAGGTCGTGGAACTCGGCTTTTTGCACCGGCTGCGCGGGCAGGACAACCAGTTCGAAGTGCGCCGCATCCTCAAGGCGTTCGTGGATGCCCAATGGCTGGCCGACTTCGAACAGCGCCTCTCGGGCTACGCCACCCACGCCGCCAGCGGCGAGGAGGAAGCATGACTCAGGCTCCCGTGGCCGATATTCCCGCGGCCGATGATGGCGACCCGGCACTCGAGCGCGCGGGCTTCCGCCTCCAGCACTTCGAGGTATTCAACTGGGGCACCTTCCACGAAAGAGTCTGGCGGCTGCACCCGGGCGGCGACAATATGCTGCTTACCGGCGACATCGGCTCCGGAAAATCGACCCTGGTCGACGCCATCACGACACTGCTGGTACCGGCCCAGAAGATCGCCTACAACAAGGCGGCCGGCGCCGATGCGCGCGAACGCAGCCTGCGCACCTACGTCATGGGTAACTACAAGTCCGAGCGCGGCGACAGCGGCCTGGCCGCGCGCGCCGTGGCCCTGCGCGATCACAACAGCTACTCGGTGATCCTCGGCGTCTTCCACAACGAAGGCTTCGAGCAG
Protein-coding regions in this window:
- a CDS encoding DUF4401 domain-containing protein codes for the protein MKRSFNEIIADATAAGILPSFAAASIQHQGYRPWPVVLLTALGAWLAAIPLMGIVFLSCGDLLGRDSRTLYPVSLVICGVAVAILRRASLPLFIEQLAIRALLAGAAGMSAAFYIDKSIGNGSVGVALLAIILAVLIPRNWLRVLLGAISCAFIMTAIVTLASNRDRDGFWMVVHGAMGIWLLTDFVQRQRLRSVLVDRVATGWVLTIVAGLALWTGMTFLAGAAIHIGSASTMAPLSQPLASFARYVSAVLTLGAAAWLAMRWAALRKPWYACAAAVFTGLAVLMPSLGAVLTILAVSASSGRSGIATAAGAAAARIIGALYYQLVYPLATKALILIGPARCSP
- a CDS encoding PEP-CTERM sorting domain-containing protein, whose protein sequence is MLKQTRMFGLICVLVSGAASAQMTATVTMSNFSYQLIDLNPNDGVASSLSWQVLVSELPYPNSVASVRGGNLQTHDGVIVDGTGPLDPVSVSKATLHGGGSASVTGEFGKNLTLHTSLTSAPEAPGTKEPWRWDAEAATGWMPFILTPNTAVIFSADVSGGGTPGAYHNFSQVGLGARSDIGGKEEDTWAGENWYATSGPTFLTRLELTVSNSHTYSTTNAWIADAMSSVFNTTSPVPEPSSWMMLLAGLGIAGFASRRGSRTRR
- a CDS encoding heparinase II/III domain-containing protein translates to MTLLLTLGCIGSVQATDAELDTAISKLSEVNSTTKPHPRFLNGSTEFKGIVNKAINTDEGKYALNNVIRVFSGGPKSATGDGRYSVEKLKTVYVTQLDSFKVGNIDSTTWNEISRQVEATAEAAYAYYVEGDPTYLAEVTKRLDVLAQPIIDRGCREYPVNGTAISIGDTNYYRREYVWYFGLAYDFAQQGLTDVYKKKIADVIAKCVAVAAPSTLASVNTPNTYQNMESNTLAKFAAGMLLVHNDAEFVKDDIKPAFDYLPAMTKAYVGRLHMFGGNDGGYANSSAYSLFDTAPYLPMWDVFDRVLGYSPYEKRDFVKYLPNFELFTLPPESPEGAFGDGAEVDRTEERARFLRAIFSRSASSQVSRWFKNTYLNNIRLNSPANAQYASPKYGDIQRLDFLLSPSEDSTVVAEPTPYLRYWFPSVGIGAMHSSLSDPNRTSVFFKSGPFGSENHAHADQNSFVIYHKGKVFASDSGVNADYGHAHRINYSKTTKAHNAITYDQGIGQELGDVYGSDKAKGKLLSANDGVSWGQPLTKGTVQYDLVTGDASEAYGKTNGVLNLKKALRTLVFIRPSTVVVYDQLESAAKKWEYNLHTVVEPKLNSTSNEDVVTIDGVRMCVQVKSAGPIARETPALGYPANATPQDGKPIRHDHWWSRYVYQTANTKGMFVSVYRLDCPAIEASTPYTISVTDSANATVTLPGAKVVLSNGVVTVQ
- a CDS encoding DUF3375 domain-containing protein, which translates into the protein MDYQQLITQRRTHPAWRLLAADNAAMIASFLHASFIAPNQRTIGRQHLASQLDDHLYHLHESAGEILFPKAATAYLDDWASDERGWLRKYYPPGDDEAHYDLASATEQALEWLKNLGQRTFIGTESRLMTVFDLLHQIVDGSELDPRARIAELKRRKADIDAEIADIGAGRFALMDPTQVRERFLQMAATARDLLSDFRAVDTNFRTLDRQVREHIATWDGSKGELLQAIFGQRDLIADTDEGRSFRAFWDLLMSPSRQDELTSLLDAVLKLGPVRELQPDGRLQRIHYDWLEAGEVTQRTVARLSEQLRRYLDDQAWLENRRIMQLIRDIEQKALALRGQIDERAFMEIDDAAPTVALAMDRTLYNPPFKPKITQQIVSDDGVDIASDALFEQIYVDQLRLMSNIRRALQTRQQVSLGTLAREYPIEQGLAELATYLKLATQDMHAAIDDTQTETVDWTDDNGRRRQATLPLIIYAA
- a CDS encoding DUF4194 domain-containing protein: MNPEPTTLNDQNRLGQLLVALFQGVLYRDTDSALWQPLMDLQARVRDYGATIGLELILDEAEGYAYLRQRPAVVGEPELPRLIQRRQLSYPVSLILALLRKKLAEFDATGGDTRLVIDRDQIAEQVRLFLPQTGNEARLLDRMDAHLNKVVELGFLHRLRGQDNQFEVRRILKAFVDAQWLADFEQRLSGYATHAASGEEEA